CTCGTAGAGTTTACCGAGCTCAATGGTCTGATGAATGGAGAGCTTAAACTGCGGCAAGTTAACTCCCCCAATGCACACAGTAGATTCACCTCCTTGAAATTTTACCTCGGGAGCCTCAAATGCAAATTCTCTCTAAAAACAAAAACCACGAAGTTGCTCGGCTTTCGAGCCGAATTTAGACCTTCGTGGTCTAAACTATTATAATAATATTATTCTATAAACTTTTGGGAAATCCTGCTTAAACTTATTTTTGTTGTTTTCCCCTTTCGGTGAGGATTACTTTATGTTCGAGTAATTTGATCTCTTTTACATCGGCTTCCACGAATTTTTGCTCACCGAAGAGATCCACCAGTAGCAATTTATCCTCTTCAGGCTTTATCGTGATCACATTTTCCATGAATTCCACGAGATTTCCCTCTTTTTCCATATATACCTTTGCTTCACACATCTTCTTTGACCTCCTGTGGTAGACCAAGTTTTTTCTTCAGCAAGGCTATGGCCTCGTCCATTAAATGTGGTAGGGGCAGGTGAGTGACTCCAATCAAGTCGATATGGGGGTGGCTTAAGGGTAGTAGAATCTTCTGGGCGGGCGAAGCAGCGATGGCCTCGGCCATGCCTGGAGTGAGCTCCCCCATCATAGAATTTGGGATCACCACCGATATCGATCCGATGATGATGTCGGCGTTGTTTGCGGAGAGCTTTACCGCATTTTCTCCCGTAGCACCTCGGTTGGCGCCGGCTTTCATCATATTGCTTGTGGCAATGGCATTTGTCCCCAAAACCACTATCTCAGCCCCAGGTACATTTTCCCGCAAGCGAGCGACTATCTGATGTCCAATGCTCCCACCCATTCCATCGATAACCACTATGGTCATGCTATCCTCCCATTTTCGATTAGTGATCAGCGACCAGCAACTTTTAAAAGACTAATTATGCCCTGGACATAATTCCAGAAGGGTGGCTCAAATCCTAAATTCAAAATCCCAAATCCCAAACAAATTCAAAATTAAAATTTTTGAAATCCTAATCCCTATTTCATTTTCTTTTTGAACCTTGGATTCCTTCGACTTTGCTCAGGAGATGTTTGCTCATTTAATATTGCTTAAATTTGGTGCTTTGTGCTTAGAATCTAAACCATTCCTTGTGCTTAAGGACAATGTTTTGGCAAAAAGAGCTTCTGTCGTAGCGATTTATGTCTAGCCTAAAAGACTAACCGAAAATCACTCGTTGAATATCGCTAGTCGTCTTTATTCGAGCCAGGGTGAAAGTTCATCGATAATTTTCTTTTTAGACAGAGCACCCACCAATTTTTTCTGCACTTCTCCGTTTTTAAATAGGATAAGGGTGGGGATGCTCAGGATATCATATTGTGCAGCTGTGTTTGGATTATCATCCACATTTAATTTGGTCACCTTTATTTTTCCTCCATACTCTCCAGCTATTTCATCAAGAATGGGCGCAATAATTCTACAAGGACCACACCAGGCAGCCCAGAAATCCACGAGGACAGGGATGTTCGATTTTAGAACCTCTTCTTTGAAATTATCGTCGTTTAAATCGATGACTTTCTCGCCCATATTAATCTCCTTTCCCAAGTTCAGTGGTTTGAAGATTCAGGTGAGCTTTGCTCGAGATATTTTTGAGCCGAAATTGCGGCGAGAGCACCTTCTCCTACAGCCGTCGTCACCTGTTTAAGAGGACTTTTCCTGACATCGCCCGCGGCGAATATACCCGCCACCGAAGTTTCGAGTTTCTCATCGGTTATTATGTATCCTTTTTCGTCGAGATGCAAAATATTTTTGACAAAATCGCTATTGGGGACGGTCCCGATGTAAACGAATATACCAGCAACTGGAATTTTTCTGAGCTCCCCGCTTATTTTATCCCGAACAATCACTCCTTCCACCTTAGTTCTTCCCAAAATTTCCGTTACATTTGAATTCCAGAGGAATTCTATCTTTGGATTCTTAAAGGCTCGGTCTTGCAGGATCTGGGTTGCCCTGAGTTTGTCACGACGGTGAACCACAATAACTTTTGAAGCAAATTTTGATAGAAGCAGAGCTTCTTCAACGGCTGCATCTCCACCACCGACCACCAAAATGATCTTATCTTTAAAAAGAGGTCCGTCGCAAGTGGCACAATAAGAGACCCCTTTACCTTGGAGTTCTTTTTCTCTTGGAATGTTGAGTCTTGCAGGATGAGCTCCCGTGGCTATTATTATCGCCTTTGTGAGATAATCACCGCTACTCGTGATGACCTTTTTTAATCCATTCTGTTTCTCGATGGAAATTGCCTCACAGGGTAGTGCTATGTCCAATCCGAAGTCTTGTGTCTGCTCCTCCATCAGTTGCGCGAGCTTAAGACCGGAAATTCCCTTGGGAAATCCCGGATAGTTCTCGATGAGGT
This genomic stretch from Actinomycetota bacterium harbors:
- the trxB gene encoding thioredoxin-disulfide reductase, with protein sequence MRNLNKEIYDAMIIGGGPAGLTSGIYMARSMVKTLLIEKETLGGQALTTDLIENYPGFPKGISGLKLAQLMEEQTQDFGLDIALPCEAISIEKQNGLKKVITSSGDYLTKAIIIATGAHPARLNIPREKELQGKGVSYCATCDGPLFKDKIILVVGGGDAAVEEALLLSKFASKVIVVHRRDKLRATQILQDRAFKNPKIEFLWNSNVTEILGRTKVEGVIVRDKISGELRKIPVAGIFVYIGTVPNSDFVKNILHLDEKGYIITDEKLETSVAGIFAAGDVRKSPLKQVTTAVGEGALAAISAQKYLEQSSPESSNH
- a CDS encoding DUF3842 family protein, which gives rise to MTIVVIDGMGGSIGHQIVARLRENVPGAEIVVLGTNAIATSNMMKAGANRGATGENAVKLSANNADIIIGSISVVIPNSMMGELTPGMAEAIAASPAQKILLPLSHPHIDLIGVTHLPLPHLMDEAIALLKKKLGLPQEVKEDV
- the trxA gene encoding thioredoxin TrxA, with protein sequence MGEKVIDLNDDNFKEEVLKSNIPVLVDFWAAWCGPCRIIAPILDEIAGEYGGKIKVTKLNVDDNPNTAAQYDILSIPTLILFKNGEVQKKLVGALSKKKIIDELSPWLE
- a CDS encoding CooT family nickel-binding protein, which codes for MCEAKVYMEKEGNLVEFMENVITIKPEEDKLLLVDLFGEQKFVEADVKEIKLLEHKVILTERGKQQK